A genomic region of Drosophila kikkawai strain 14028-0561.14 chromosome X, DkikHiC1v2, whole genome shotgun sequence contains the following coding sequences:
- the Cph gene encoding uncharacterized protein Cph isoform X3, producing MRIKMPAVRIAQDSDSTENDAVATQDILTCGACQKAFALSDIVKFIQHKVLQCNKENYGQCATQNPQMDRDAEEGRPLSLVNRRPSISAPISARKTLPGGGAGAAGANASAAAAATAAAAAAAAAAAAASSTASGSRIHTPPPSPADLLADGASSTPKRLVDENDNTTPKDSETAATTTTTLDSNAGPASPAAIERQSTGDISCGEDLDQDPAKVKQEPYEEQQRQEQALLEEQEDEEMEEDEEEEEKREQSAAKRPKMELVDAEANTVHTEPSNYTCSTCKTRYTSAWRLIQHVQHSHGVKIYVESPGGNGNGATLTVATPAALNSSALALAAAAAAAAAAASGLASPQPATAMSPSPKRSSPAATGILSSSVSSACSNSLVNTSVGSNNSSTNSIGSPQHQQQQLQLQQVQQQQQQAAQQQQQQRVQQQQRENLASAMAAGMRHHPLLPPPEAMHANPFQLLRMPLPGNVVPTVAPLFGRPSPADHYRMEQLVSEQFRHHGFNLAAAAAAAQAQAFNGGVQVQEPRPPSSSSSGSQRGSVPPAALPPVSLSSQQQQQQQQQQQQSVQQQSQNLQQQQSQQQQQPSQQQQLTPGLMGGSVAGAGAGAAPAGASLKLEPQQMDFYSQRLRQLAGTTSPGAGSTVNSSSPSPRQKQSPHFASPSPAAGAGAQQQPLVGHPARPHSLTPPEKMASGGAENGGLGGLILASTPRSASTPPSKTSNNNNSGSQEQQQQLLQPEHCFACDYCDKKFRFENNLIIHQRTHTGEKPYKCTACDFECSHIQKLMKHMRVHRSPADEQDDGSNDGADSLETNEADNDEDPMPDESEEEMGDNDPDNDPDGDLDGEEEDEDELDECEDMDYKAEDLSVSNRLDGKSQSPKTTSSGATSLVGELMDKFGLSNIAQYSEAYKQALQESGRKEAAAAAAAAAAAAAAAAADNNNRSGGGAAAADKLNGLPVAALRLRDEFAKNCNMFQQDAAAAAAAGGAPSQVPLFNPFPNPFELSKRMKMDGGDWWGMSQALHRNEAALFENLKLKPLGLGGAANSLIQGPLLKKESRQRNDTCEFCGKVFKNCSNLTVHRRSHTGEKPYKCELCSYACAQSSKLTRHMKTHGRTGKDVYRCRFCDMPFSVPSTLEKHMRKCVVNQGKAAAAANAVAAAQAAQAAAQQLQAAAAAQAVQQQQHGQQQQQQHGQQQQQQQQQQLSPMGVVGYPPQFNLSLPGSVSGDNDSNASSSMTGVHPITLKEEA from the exons ATTCCGACTCCACAGAGAACGATGCCGTGGCCACGCAGGACATCCTCACGTGCGGCGCCTGCCAGAAGGCTTTCGCCCTCTCGGACATTGTTAAGTTCATCCAGCACAAGGTGCTGCAGTGCAACAAGGAGAACTATGGCCAGTGCGCCACCCAGAATCCGCAAATGGATCGCGATGCGGAGGAGGGTCGCCCACTGAGTCTGGTCAATCGCCGGCCCTCGATTTCTGCCCCCATATCCGCCCGCAAGACCCTACCgggtggaggagcaggagcagcaggagcaaatGCATccgcggcagcggcagccacggcagcggcggcagcagcagcagcggcagcagcggcggccaGCAGCACGGCCAGCGGTTCGAGGATACACACACCACCACCGAGTCCGGCGGATTTGCTGGCGGATGGAGCCAGCAGCACGCCCAAGCGGCTAGTAGATG aAAACGACAATACCACGCCCAAGGACAGCGAAACGgcggccaccaccaccaccaccttgGACTCGAATGCCGGTCCTGCGAGTCCAGCGGCCATCGAGCGTCAGTCCACCGGCGACATTAGCTGCGGCGAGGATCTTGACCAGGATCCAGCCAAGGTCAAGCAGGAGCCCTACGAGGAGCAGCAACGGCAGGAGCAGGCTCTCctcgaggagcaggaggacgaggagatggaggaggatgaggaggaggaggagaagcgcGAACAGTCGGCGGCCAAGCGGCCCAAAATGGAGCTGGTCGATGCCGAGGCCAACACAGTCCACACAG AGCCCAGCAACTACACCTGCTCCACCTGCAAGACCCGCTACACCTCCGCCTGGCGCCTCATCCAGCATGTCCAGCACTCGCACGGCGTCAAGATCTACGTGGAGAGTCCGggcggcaatggcaatggtGCCACCTTGACGGTGGCCACCCCGGCGGCTCTAAACAGCAGCGCTTTGGCTCtggccgccgcagcagcagctgctgctgccgccgcctccggCCTGGCGAGTCCACAGCCAGCCACGGCGATGAGTCCCAGTCCCAAGAGGAGCAGCCCGGCAGCAACTGGCATCCTCTCCAGCTCCGTGAGCTCCGCCTGCTCCAACTCGCTGGTAAATACCAGCgttggcagcaacaacagcagcaccaacagcattGGATCGCcccagcatcaacagcagcaattgcagctgcagcaagtgcaacagcagcagcagcaggcggcgcagcagcagcagcagcagcgcgtacagcaacagcagcgtgAAAACCTGGCCTCGGCCATGGCCGCGGGAATGAGGCATCATCCGTTGCTGCCGCCACCAGAGGCCATGCATGCCAATCCCTTCCAGCTGTTGCGCATGCCGCTGCCCGGCAATGTAGTTCCTACGGTGGCCCCCCTCTTCGGGCGCCCCTCGCCCGCCGATCATTACCGAATGGAGCAGCTGGTGAGCGAGCAGTTCCGTCATCATGGCTTCAATCTGGCCGCCGCCGCGGCTGCTGCCCAGGCGCAGGCCTTCAATGGAGGTGTCCAAGTGCAGGAGCCGCGTCCGCCGTCGtccagcagcagtggcagtcAGCGTGGCTCAGTTCCCCCGGCTGCCCTACCTCCAGTGTCCCTCAgctcccagcagcagcagcagcagcaacagcagcagcaacaaagcgTGCAACAGCAATCACAGaacctgcagcagcaacaatcccagcagcagcagcagccgtcgcagcagcagcagctcacaCCCGGCCTGATGGGCGGCAGTGTggctggagcaggagctggagcagctcCCGCTGGCGCCTCCCTGAAGCTGGAACCGCAGCAGATGGATTTTTACTCGCAGCGATTGCGTCAGCTTGCGGGCACAACAAGCCCTGGAGCTGGCAGCACTGTTAACTCGAGCTCGCCGAGTCCCCGACAGAAGCAATCGCCGCACTTTGCGAGCCCCTCGCCCGCCGCCGGCGCCGgcgcccagcagcagccactggtGGGCCATCCCGCCCGGCCTCATTCCCTCACCCCGCCTGAGAAGATGGCATCCGGAGGAGCGGAAAATGGAGGCCTGGGCGGTTTAATCCTGGCCAGCACTCCACGCTCGGCCAGCACGCCGCCCTCGAAgacgagcaacaacaacaacagcggcagccaggagcagcagcagcagctcctccagccGGAGCACTGCTTTGCCTGCGATTACTGCGACAAAAAGTTCCGCTTCGAGAATAATCTGATCATCCACCAGCGGACGCACACTGGGGAGAAGCCCTACAAGTGCACCGCCTGCGACTTTGAGTGCTCCCACATCCAGAAGCTGATGAAGCACATGCGGGTCCATCGCAGTCCGGCCGATGAGCAGGACGATGGCAGCAACGATGGCGCCGATTCCCTGGAGACAAACGAGGCGGACAACGATGAGGATCCGATGCCGGATGAGTCCGAGGAGGAGATGGGCGACAATGACCCAGACAATGATCCCGACGGTGATCTCGAtggcgaggaggaggacgaggacgagctGGATGAGTGCGAGGATATGGACTACAAGGCGGAGGACCTCAGTGTCAGCAATCGTTTGGATGGCAAGAGCCAGAGTCCCAAGACGACCAGCTCGGGTGCCACCTCGCTGGTGGGTGAGCTTATGGATAAGTTTGGTCTGTCCAATATCGCCCAGTACAGTGAGGCCTACAAGCAGGCCCTGCAGGAGTCGGGACGCAAGGAGGcggccgccgctgctgcagctgccgcagctgctgccgccgccgctgctgcggATAACAATAATCGCAGCGGTGGAGGTGCCGCTGCTGCGGATAAGCTCAATGGCCTGCCGGTGGCTGCCTTGAGATTGCGCGACGAGTTCGCCAAGAATTGCAACATGTTCCAGCAGGATGCCGCCGCCGCGGCGGCTGCTGGCGGTGCCCCATCGCAGGTGCCCCTCTTCAATCCCTTCCCCAATCCCTTCGAGCTGAGCAAACGCATGAAGATGGACGGCGGCGACTGGTGGGGCATGTCCCAGGCCCTGCATCGAAACGAGGCCGCTCTCTTCGAGAACCTCAAGCTGAAGCCGCTGGGCCTGGGCGGGGCAGCCAACTCGCTGATACAGGGACCGCTGCTCAAGAAGGAGAGCCGCCAGCGGAACGATACCTGCGAGTTCTGCGGCAAGGTCTTCAAGAACTGCTCCAATCTCACCGTTCACCGGCGGAGCCACACCGGCGAGAAGCCGTACAAGTGCGAGCTGTGCTCCTACGCCTGCGCCCAGAGCTCCAAGCTGACGCGACACATGAAGACGCACGGGCGGACGGGCAAGGATGTGTATCGCTGCCGGTTCTGCGATATGCCCTTCAGTGTGCCCTCAACGCTGGAGAAACACATGCGCAAGTGTGTGGTGAATCAGGGCAAGGCGGCAGCGGCTGCCAATGCTGTGGCTGCGGCCCAGGCGGCCCAGGCGGCGGCCCAGCAGCTccaggcagcggcagcggcccaggcggtccagcagcagcagcatggacagcagcagcagcagcagcatggtcagcagcagcagcagcaacagcagcagcaactgtcGCCCATGGGCGTGGTGGGCTACCCTCCGCAGTTCAACCTTTCGCTGCCGGGCAGCGTGTCCGGTGATAATGACTCCAATGCCTCCTCCAGCATGACCGGCGTCCATCCCATAACGCTGAAGGAGGAGGCATGA
- the Cph gene encoding uncharacterized protein Cph isoform X1, which produces MRIKMPAVRIAQGESNGINGGPARFPGQDLGPKASGTMRFAIINNSDSTENDAVATQDILTCGACQKAFALSDIVKFIQHKVLQCNKENYGQCATQNPQMDRDAEEGRPLSLVNRRPSISAPISARKTLPGGGAGAAGANASAAAAATAAAAAAAAAAAAASSTASGSRIHTPPPSPADLLADGASSTPKRLVDENDNTTPKDSETAATTTTTLDSNAGPASPAAIERQSTGDISCGEDLDQDPAKVKQEPYEEQQRQEQALLEEQEDEEMEEDEEEEEKREQSAAKRPKMELVDAEANTVHTEPSNYTCSTCKTRYTSAWRLIQHVQHSHGVKIYVESPGGNGNGATLTVATPAALNSSALALAAAAAAAAAAASGLASPQPATAMSPSPKRSSPAATGILSSSVSSACSNSLVNTSVGSNNSSTNSIGSPQHQQQQLQLQQVQQQQQQAAQQQQQQRVQQQQRENLASAMAAGMRHHPLLPPPEAMHANPFQLLRMPLPGNVVPTVAPLFGRPSPADHYRMEQLVSEQFRHHGFNLAAAAAAAQAQAFNGGVQVQEPRPPSSSSSGSQRGSVPPAALPPVSLSSQQQQQQQQQQQQSVQQQSQNLQQQQSQQQQQPSQQQQLTPGLMGGSVAGAGAGAAPAGASLKLEPQQMDFYSQRLRQLAGTTSPGAGSTVNSSSPSPRQKQSPHFASPSPAAGAGAQQQPLVGHPARPHSLTPPEKMASGGAENGGLGGLILASTPRSASTPPSKTSNNNNSGSQEQQQQLLQPEHCFACDYCDKKFRFENNLIIHQRTHTGEKPYKCTACDFECSHIQKLMKHMRVHRSPADEQDDGSNDGADSLETNEADNDEDPMPDESEEEMGDNDPDNDPDGDLDGEEEDEDELDECEDMDYKAEDLSVSNRLDGKSQSPKTTSSGATSLVGELMDKFGLSNIAQYSEAYKQALQESGRKEAAAAAAAAAAAAAAAAADNNNRSGGGAAAADKLNGLPVAALRLRDEFAKNCNMFQQDAAAAAAAGGAPSQVPLFNPFPNPFELSKRMKMDGGDWWGMSQALHRNEAALFENLKLKPLGLGGAANSLIQGPLLKKESRQRNDTCEFCGKVFKNCSNLTVHRRSHTGEKPYKCELCSYACAQSSKLTRHMKTHGRTGKDVYRCRFCDMPFSVPSTLEKHMRKCVVNQGKAAAAANAVAAAQAAQAAAQQLQAAAAAQAVQQQQHGQQQQQQHGQQQQQQQQQQLSPMGVVGYPPQFNLSLPGSVSGDNDSNASSSMTGVHPITLKEEA; this is translated from the exons ATTCCGACTCCACAGAGAACGATGCCGTGGCCACGCAGGACATCCTCACGTGCGGCGCCTGCCAGAAGGCTTTCGCCCTCTCGGACATTGTTAAGTTCATCCAGCACAAGGTGCTGCAGTGCAACAAGGAGAACTATGGCCAGTGCGCCACCCAGAATCCGCAAATGGATCGCGATGCGGAGGAGGGTCGCCCACTGAGTCTGGTCAATCGCCGGCCCTCGATTTCTGCCCCCATATCCGCCCGCAAGACCCTACCgggtggaggagcaggagcagcaggagcaaatGCATccgcggcagcggcagccacggcagcggcggcagcagcagcagcggcagcagcggcggccaGCAGCACGGCCAGCGGTTCGAGGATACACACACCACCACCGAGTCCGGCGGATTTGCTGGCGGATGGAGCCAGCAGCACGCCCAAGCGGCTAGTAGATG aAAACGACAATACCACGCCCAAGGACAGCGAAACGgcggccaccaccaccaccaccttgGACTCGAATGCCGGTCCTGCGAGTCCAGCGGCCATCGAGCGTCAGTCCACCGGCGACATTAGCTGCGGCGAGGATCTTGACCAGGATCCAGCCAAGGTCAAGCAGGAGCCCTACGAGGAGCAGCAACGGCAGGAGCAGGCTCTCctcgaggagcaggaggacgaggagatggaggaggatgaggaggaggaggagaagcgcGAACAGTCGGCGGCCAAGCGGCCCAAAATGGAGCTGGTCGATGCCGAGGCCAACACAGTCCACACAG AGCCCAGCAACTACACCTGCTCCACCTGCAAGACCCGCTACACCTCCGCCTGGCGCCTCATCCAGCATGTCCAGCACTCGCACGGCGTCAAGATCTACGTGGAGAGTCCGggcggcaatggcaatggtGCCACCTTGACGGTGGCCACCCCGGCGGCTCTAAACAGCAGCGCTTTGGCTCtggccgccgcagcagcagctgctgctgccgccgcctccggCCTGGCGAGTCCACAGCCAGCCACGGCGATGAGTCCCAGTCCCAAGAGGAGCAGCCCGGCAGCAACTGGCATCCTCTCCAGCTCCGTGAGCTCCGCCTGCTCCAACTCGCTGGTAAATACCAGCgttggcagcaacaacagcagcaccaacagcattGGATCGCcccagcatcaacagcagcaattgcagctgcagcaagtgcaacagcagcagcagcaggcggcgcagcagcagcagcagcagcgcgtacagcaacagcagcgtgAAAACCTGGCCTCGGCCATGGCCGCGGGAATGAGGCATCATCCGTTGCTGCCGCCACCAGAGGCCATGCATGCCAATCCCTTCCAGCTGTTGCGCATGCCGCTGCCCGGCAATGTAGTTCCTACGGTGGCCCCCCTCTTCGGGCGCCCCTCGCCCGCCGATCATTACCGAATGGAGCAGCTGGTGAGCGAGCAGTTCCGTCATCATGGCTTCAATCTGGCCGCCGCCGCGGCTGCTGCCCAGGCGCAGGCCTTCAATGGAGGTGTCCAAGTGCAGGAGCCGCGTCCGCCGTCGtccagcagcagtggcagtcAGCGTGGCTCAGTTCCCCCGGCTGCCCTACCTCCAGTGTCCCTCAgctcccagcagcagcagcagcagcaacagcagcagcaacaaagcgTGCAACAGCAATCACAGaacctgcagcagcaacaatcccagcagcagcagcagccgtcgcagcagcagcagctcacaCCCGGCCTGATGGGCGGCAGTGTggctggagcaggagctggagcagctcCCGCTGGCGCCTCCCTGAAGCTGGAACCGCAGCAGATGGATTTTTACTCGCAGCGATTGCGTCAGCTTGCGGGCACAACAAGCCCTGGAGCTGGCAGCACTGTTAACTCGAGCTCGCCGAGTCCCCGACAGAAGCAATCGCCGCACTTTGCGAGCCCCTCGCCCGCCGCCGGCGCCGgcgcccagcagcagccactggtGGGCCATCCCGCCCGGCCTCATTCCCTCACCCCGCCTGAGAAGATGGCATCCGGAGGAGCGGAAAATGGAGGCCTGGGCGGTTTAATCCTGGCCAGCACTCCACGCTCGGCCAGCACGCCGCCCTCGAAgacgagcaacaacaacaacagcggcagccaggagcagcagcagcagctcctccagccGGAGCACTGCTTTGCCTGCGATTACTGCGACAAAAAGTTCCGCTTCGAGAATAATCTGATCATCCACCAGCGGACGCACACTGGGGAGAAGCCCTACAAGTGCACCGCCTGCGACTTTGAGTGCTCCCACATCCAGAAGCTGATGAAGCACATGCGGGTCCATCGCAGTCCGGCCGATGAGCAGGACGATGGCAGCAACGATGGCGCCGATTCCCTGGAGACAAACGAGGCGGACAACGATGAGGATCCGATGCCGGATGAGTCCGAGGAGGAGATGGGCGACAATGACCCAGACAATGATCCCGACGGTGATCTCGAtggcgaggaggaggacgaggacgagctGGATGAGTGCGAGGATATGGACTACAAGGCGGAGGACCTCAGTGTCAGCAATCGTTTGGATGGCAAGAGCCAGAGTCCCAAGACGACCAGCTCGGGTGCCACCTCGCTGGTGGGTGAGCTTATGGATAAGTTTGGTCTGTCCAATATCGCCCAGTACAGTGAGGCCTACAAGCAGGCCCTGCAGGAGTCGGGACGCAAGGAGGcggccgccgctgctgcagctgccgcagctgctgccgccgccgctgctgcggATAACAATAATCGCAGCGGTGGAGGTGCCGCTGCTGCGGATAAGCTCAATGGCCTGCCGGTGGCTGCCTTGAGATTGCGCGACGAGTTCGCCAAGAATTGCAACATGTTCCAGCAGGATGCCGCCGCCGCGGCGGCTGCTGGCGGTGCCCCATCGCAGGTGCCCCTCTTCAATCCCTTCCCCAATCCCTTCGAGCTGAGCAAACGCATGAAGATGGACGGCGGCGACTGGTGGGGCATGTCCCAGGCCCTGCATCGAAACGAGGCCGCTCTCTTCGAGAACCTCAAGCTGAAGCCGCTGGGCCTGGGCGGGGCAGCCAACTCGCTGATACAGGGACCGCTGCTCAAGAAGGAGAGCCGCCAGCGGAACGATACCTGCGAGTTCTGCGGCAAGGTCTTCAAGAACTGCTCCAATCTCACCGTTCACCGGCGGAGCCACACCGGCGAGAAGCCGTACAAGTGCGAGCTGTGCTCCTACGCCTGCGCCCAGAGCTCCAAGCTGACGCGACACATGAAGACGCACGGGCGGACGGGCAAGGATGTGTATCGCTGCCGGTTCTGCGATATGCCCTTCAGTGTGCCCTCAACGCTGGAGAAACACATGCGCAAGTGTGTGGTGAATCAGGGCAAGGCGGCAGCGGCTGCCAATGCTGTGGCTGCGGCCCAGGCGGCCCAGGCGGCGGCCCAGCAGCTccaggcagcggcagcggcccaggcggtccagcagcagcagcatggacagcagcagcagcagcagcatggtcagcagcagcagcagcaacagcagcagcaactgtcGCCCATGGGCGTGGTGGGCTACCCTCCGCAGTTCAACCTTTCGCTGCCGGGCAGCGTGTCCGGTGATAATGACTCCAATGCCTCCTCCAGCATGACCGGCGTCCATCCCATAACGCTGAAGGAGGAGGCATGA
- the Cph gene encoding uncharacterized protein Cph isoform X2, with protein sequence MYNKMLSISEDHGFRSLSHSDSTENDAVATQDILTCGACQKAFALSDIVKFIQHKVLQCNKENYGQCATQNPQMDRDAEEGRPLSLVNRRPSISAPISARKTLPGGGAGAAGANASAAAAATAAAAAAAAAAAAASSTASGSRIHTPPPSPADLLADGASSTPKRLVDENDNTTPKDSETAATTTTTLDSNAGPASPAAIERQSTGDISCGEDLDQDPAKVKQEPYEEQQRQEQALLEEQEDEEMEEDEEEEEKREQSAAKRPKMELVDAEANTVHTEPSNYTCSTCKTRYTSAWRLIQHVQHSHGVKIYVESPGGNGNGATLTVATPAALNSSALALAAAAAAAAAAASGLASPQPATAMSPSPKRSSPAATGILSSSVSSACSNSLVNTSVGSNNSSTNSIGSPQHQQQQLQLQQVQQQQQQAAQQQQQQRVQQQQRENLASAMAAGMRHHPLLPPPEAMHANPFQLLRMPLPGNVVPTVAPLFGRPSPADHYRMEQLVSEQFRHHGFNLAAAAAAAQAQAFNGGVQVQEPRPPSSSSSGSQRGSVPPAALPPVSLSSQQQQQQQQQQQQSVQQQSQNLQQQQSQQQQQPSQQQQLTPGLMGGSVAGAGAGAAPAGASLKLEPQQMDFYSQRLRQLAGTTSPGAGSTVNSSSPSPRQKQSPHFASPSPAAGAGAQQQPLVGHPARPHSLTPPEKMASGGAENGGLGGLILASTPRSASTPPSKTSNNNNSGSQEQQQQLLQPEHCFACDYCDKKFRFENNLIIHQRTHTGEKPYKCTACDFECSHIQKLMKHMRVHRSPADEQDDGSNDGADSLETNEADNDEDPMPDESEEEMGDNDPDNDPDGDLDGEEEDEDELDECEDMDYKAEDLSVSNRLDGKSQSPKTTSSGATSLVGELMDKFGLSNIAQYSEAYKQALQESGRKEAAAAAAAAAAAAAAAAADNNNRSGGGAAAADKLNGLPVAALRLRDEFAKNCNMFQQDAAAAAAAGGAPSQVPLFNPFPNPFELSKRMKMDGGDWWGMSQALHRNEAALFENLKLKPLGLGGAANSLIQGPLLKKESRQRNDTCEFCGKVFKNCSNLTVHRRSHTGEKPYKCELCSYACAQSSKLTRHMKTHGRTGKDVYRCRFCDMPFSVPSTLEKHMRKCVVNQGKAAAAANAVAAAQAAQAAAQQLQAAAAAQAVQQQQHGQQQQQQHGQQQQQQQQQQLSPMGVVGYPPQFNLSLPGSVSGDNDSNASSSMTGVHPITLKEEA encoded by the exons ATTCCGACTCCACAGAGAACGATGCCGTGGCCACGCAGGACATCCTCACGTGCGGCGCCTGCCAGAAGGCTTTCGCCCTCTCGGACATTGTTAAGTTCATCCAGCACAAGGTGCTGCAGTGCAACAAGGAGAACTATGGCCAGTGCGCCACCCAGAATCCGCAAATGGATCGCGATGCGGAGGAGGGTCGCCCACTGAGTCTGGTCAATCGCCGGCCCTCGATTTCTGCCCCCATATCCGCCCGCAAGACCCTACCgggtggaggagcaggagcagcaggagcaaatGCATccgcggcagcggcagccacggcagcggcggcagcagcagcagcggcagcagcggcggccaGCAGCACGGCCAGCGGTTCGAGGATACACACACCACCACCGAGTCCGGCGGATTTGCTGGCGGATGGAGCCAGCAGCACGCCCAAGCGGCTAGTAGATG aAAACGACAATACCACGCCCAAGGACAGCGAAACGgcggccaccaccaccaccaccttgGACTCGAATGCCGGTCCTGCGAGTCCAGCGGCCATCGAGCGTCAGTCCACCGGCGACATTAGCTGCGGCGAGGATCTTGACCAGGATCCAGCCAAGGTCAAGCAGGAGCCCTACGAGGAGCAGCAACGGCAGGAGCAGGCTCTCctcgaggagcaggaggacgaggagatggaggaggatgaggaggaggaggagaagcgcGAACAGTCGGCGGCCAAGCGGCCCAAAATGGAGCTGGTCGATGCCGAGGCCAACACAGTCCACACAG AGCCCAGCAACTACACCTGCTCCACCTGCAAGACCCGCTACACCTCCGCCTGGCGCCTCATCCAGCATGTCCAGCACTCGCACGGCGTCAAGATCTACGTGGAGAGTCCGggcggcaatggcaatggtGCCACCTTGACGGTGGCCACCCCGGCGGCTCTAAACAGCAGCGCTTTGGCTCtggccgccgcagcagcagctgctgctgccgccgcctccggCCTGGCGAGTCCACAGCCAGCCACGGCGATGAGTCCCAGTCCCAAGAGGAGCAGCCCGGCAGCAACTGGCATCCTCTCCAGCTCCGTGAGCTCCGCCTGCTCCAACTCGCTGGTAAATACCAGCgttggcagcaacaacagcagcaccaacagcattGGATCGCcccagcatcaacagcagcaattgcagctgcagcaagtgcaacagcagcagcagcaggcggcgcagcagcagcagcagcagcgcgtacagcaacagcagcgtgAAAACCTGGCCTCGGCCATGGCCGCGGGAATGAGGCATCATCCGTTGCTGCCGCCACCAGAGGCCATGCATGCCAATCCCTTCCAGCTGTTGCGCATGCCGCTGCCCGGCAATGTAGTTCCTACGGTGGCCCCCCTCTTCGGGCGCCCCTCGCCCGCCGATCATTACCGAATGGAGCAGCTGGTGAGCGAGCAGTTCCGTCATCATGGCTTCAATCTGGCCGCCGCCGCGGCTGCTGCCCAGGCGCAGGCCTTCAATGGAGGTGTCCAAGTGCAGGAGCCGCGTCCGCCGTCGtccagcagcagtggcagtcAGCGTGGCTCAGTTCCCCCGGCTGCCCTACCTCCAGTGTCCCTCAgctcccagcagcagcagcagcagcaacagcagcagcaacaaagcgTGCAACAGCAATCACAGaacctgcagcagcaacaatcccagcagcagcagcagccgtcgcagcagcagcagctcacaCCCGGCCTGATGGGCGGCAGTGTggctggagcaggagctggagcagctcCCGCTGGCGCCTCCCTGAAGCTGGAACCGCAGCAGATGGATTTTTACTCGCAGCGATTGCGTCAGCTTGCGGGCACAACAAGCCCTGGAGCTGGCAGCACTGTTAACTCGAGCTCGCCGAGTCCCCGACAGAAGCAATCGCCGCACTTTGCGAGCCCCTCGCCCGCCGCCGGCGCCGgcgcccagcagcagccactggtGGGCCATCCCGCCCGGCCTCATTCCCTCACCCCGCCTGAGAAGATGGCATCCGGAGGAGCGGAAAATGGAGGCCTGGGCGGTTTAATCCTGGCCAGCACTCCACGCTCGGCCAGCACGCCGCCCTCGAAgacgagcaacaacaacaacagcggcagccaggagcagcagcagcagctcctccagccGGAGCACTGCTTTGCCTGCGATTACTGCGACAAAAAGTTCCGCTTCGAGAATAATCTGATCATCCACCAGCGGACGCACACTGGGGAGAAGCCCTACAAGTGCACCGCCTGCGACTTTGAGTGCTCCCACATCCAGAAGCTGATGAAGCACATGCGGGTCCATCGCAGTCCGGCCGATGAGCAGGACGATGGCAGCAACGATGGCGCCGATTCCCTGGAGACAAACGAGGCGGACAACGATGAGGATCCGATGCCGGATGAGTCCGAGGAGGAGATGGGCGACAATGACCCAGACAATGATCCCGACGGTGATCTCGAtggcgaggaggaggacgaggacgagctGGATGAGTGCGAGGATATGGACTACAAGGCGGAGGACCTCAGTGTCAGCAATCGTTTGGATGGCAAGAGCCAGAGTCCCAAGACGACCAGCTCGGGTGCCACCTCGCTGGTGGGTGAGCTTATGGATAAGTTTGGTCTGTCCAATATCGCCCAGTACAGTGAGGCCTACAAGCAGGCCCTGCAGGAGTCGGGACGCAAGGAGGcggccgccgctgctgcagctgccgcagctgctgccgccgccgctgctgcggATAACAATAATCGCAGCGGTGGAGGTGCCGCTGCTGCGGATAAGCTCAATGGCCTGCCGGTGGCTGCCTTGAGATTGCGCGACGAGTTCGCCAAGAATTGCAACATGTTCCAGCAGGATGCCGCCGCCGCGGCGGCTGCTGGCGGTGCCCCATCGCAGGTGCCCCTCTTCAATCCCTTCCCCAATCCCTTCGAGCTGAGCAAACGCATGAAGATGGACGGCGGCGACTGGTGGGGCATGTCCCAGGCCCTGCATCGAAACGAGGCCGCTCTCTTCGAGAACCTCAAGCTGAAGCCGCTGGGCCTGGGCGGGGCAGCCAACTCGCTGATACAGGGACCGCTGCTCAAGAAGGAGAGCCGCCAGCGGAACGATACCTGCGAGTTCTGCGGCAAGGTCTTCAAGAACTGCTCCAATCTCACCGTTCACCGGCGGAGCCACACCGGCGAGAAGCCGTACAAGTGCGAGCTGTGCTCCTACGCCTGCGCCCAGAGCTCCAAGCTGACGCGACACATGAAGACGCACGGGCGGACGGGCAAGGATGTGTATCGCTGCCGGTTCTGCGATATGCCCTTCAGTGTGCCCTCAACGCTGGAGAAACACATGCGCAAGTGTGTGGTGAATCAGGGCAAGGCGGCAGCGGCTGCCAATGCTGTGGCTGCGGCCCAGGCGGCCCAGGCGGCGGCCCAGCAGCTccaggcagcggcagcggcccaggcggtccagcagcagcagcatggacagcagcagcagcagcagcatggtcagcagcagcagcagcaacagcagcagcaactgtcGCCCATGGGCGTGGTGGGCTACCCTCCGCAGTTCAACCTTTCGCTGCCGGGCAGCGTGTCCGGTGATAATGACTCCAATGCCTCCTCCAGCATGACCGGCGTCCATCCCATAACGCTGAAGGAGGAGGCATGA